One Mangifera indica cultivar Alphonso chromosome 4, CATAS_Mindica_2.1, whole genome shotgun sequence genomic region harbors:
- the LOC123213772 gene encoding F-box/kelch-repeat protein At3g06240-like — MSDYLPEEVLIEIFLRLPAKWVMNSRTNDRIMVRHYERSLLKDIVKLHRDDDGSFIPDEELILPLDARRSPYAIIDSSFGLVCLYGFVFRTRPKHIVIWNPSLGFSKRILVKPFDEDHFEEPIYGFGFDPKSNDHKVVRILYHQQRRYVGEGVVKSVEIYALNVGEWVDISGKAAPGCLIKDSLSRAYVDGAVYWVAQMNVGVISRKLVLSLFDLSDETFKTLEMPDELKWKTKLVEQKFQNEQLKVVAMNKSLSLVHFFIQWTKSPSFDGCNIWMLVENGGARGYWTIKYRVDLRLGIANVLGLRKNGEVVLVARHTYELICFPIGSRKIRYLDMIGDWSTFYMNTYIESLRLYERGNHEFINNFDSSAVPATGNGDELTEA; from the exons ATGTCAGATTACTTACCAGAAGAAGTCCTCATCGAAATCTTCCTCAGGCTTCCCGCGAAATGGGTGATGAACTCTAG AACTAATGATCGGATAATGGTGAGGCACTATGAGAGGTCCCTTTTGAAAGACATAGTCAAACTTCACCGTGACGATGACGGCTCATTCATCCCGGACGAAGAGCTAATTTTACCACTCGATGCCAGGCGTAGCCCTTATGCTATCATTGATTCATCTTTTGGCTTAGTGTGTTTGTATGGCTTCGTCTTTAGAACCCGCCCGAAACATATAGTTATATGGAACCCTTCTCTTGGCTTTTCCAAGAGAATTTTAGTTAAGCCCTTTGATGAAGATCATTTTGAAGAACCGATTTACGGATTCGGGTTTGACCCGAAGAGTAACGACCACAAGGTGGTGAGAATCTTGTACCATCAACAGCGCCGATATGTTGGTGAAGGCGTCGTCAAGAGTGTTGAAATTTATGCTTTGAATGTTGGCGAGTGGGTGGATATTTCTGGAAAAGCTGCACCTGGCTGTCTCATTAAGGATTCTCTGTCGAGGGCTTATGTGGATGGGGCGGTTTATTGGGTTGCGCAAATGAATGTGGGAGTTATTTCCCGCAAACTGGTGTTGTCCTTGTTTGATTTGAGCGATGAGACGTTTAAGACATTGGAAATGCCGGATGAGCTTAAGTGGAAAACGAAATTGGTTGAACAGAAGTTCCAAAACGAGCAGTTAAAAGTAGTTGCTATGAACAAGTCACTCAGTTTGGTGCACTTTTTTATACAGTGGACGAAAAGTCCTTCTTTTGATGGGTGTAACATTTGGATGCTCGTTGAAAATGGTGGCGCAAGAGGGTACTGGACGATAAAGTATAGAGTTGATCTCCGATTAGGGATCGCCAACGTTTTAGGGCTGAGGAAAAATGGAGAAGTTGTGCTAGTGGCAAGGCACACATATGAGCTGATTTGCTTTCCTATTGGCAGTAGAAAAATCAGATACTTGGATATGATTGGCGATTGGAGTACTTTCTACATGAACACTTACATTGAGAGTCTGCGTTTATATGAGAGAGGAAATCATGAGTTTATCAACAATTTTGATTCTTCCGCAGTGCCAGCAACCGGGAATGGCGATGAACTCACGGAGGCTTGA
- the LOC123213773 gene encoding transcription factor bHLH113-like, which translates to MADNGGFDRDQGTTTSFSQLLFSDDVVLGLDMEHTFTNYSCFSSSLPFSSHEKPPKMLCFGNYGENEKDEIMLYGGESITRTTPQKSDVTCNDSSSTSSGNNSSANTKYSKSNRKRNGSGKEAVQCSSTITGTPAITQKTSKKTKAENSPSSSGHAKVRKEKLGERIAALQQLVSPFGKTDTASVLHEAMGYIRFLHDQVQVLCSPYLQHHLPDCGQNGGDEELRTDLKSRGLCLVPVASTVHVANSNGADFWSPAMGNYGSSSKQH; encoded by the exons ATGGCCGATAATGGCGGATTTGACAGGGACCAAGGCACCACTACCAGTTTCTCTCAGTTGTTATTCTCggatgatgtcgttttgggtctCGATATGGAACACACTTTTACTAACTATTCTTGTTTTTCGTCTTCCTTGCCTTTTTCTTCTCATGAAAAGCCTCCTAAAATGCTTTGTTTTGGTAACTATGGAGAAAATGAAAAGGATGAAATCATGTTGTATGGTGGTGAGAGTATTACTAGAACTACTCCTCAAAAATCTGATGTCACTTGTAATgattcttcttctacttcttccGGGAATAACAGCAGTGCCAACACTAAATATTCCAAGTCTAAT AGAAAACGAAATGGGTCTGGCAAAGAAGCAGTTCAATGCTCAAGCACCATAACCGGAACACCAGCGATCACTCAGAAAACCAGTAAAAAGACAAAAGCAGAAAACTCCCCTTCATCTAGTGGCCATGCAAAG GTGAGGAAAGAGAAGCTAGGAGAACGAATCGCAGCATTGCAGCAGCTTGTTTCACCTTTCGGCAAG ACGGATACAGCGTCAGTGCTGCATGAAGCGATGGGTTATATCAGATTCCTGCACGATCAGGTTCAGGTTCTTTGCTCGCCGTACCTGCAGCACCACCTACCT gactGTGGACAAAACGGAGGAGATGAAGAATTGAGGACGGACCTGAAGAGCAGGGGGCTATGCCTGGTACCAGTGGCATCCACCGTACACGTGGCAAACAGCAACGGAGCAGATTTCTGGTCACCTGCCATGGGAAACTATGGTTCATCATCAAAGCAGCACTGA